A window from Streptomyces subrutilus encodes these proteins:
- a CDS encoding CAP domain-containing protein translates to MGRPGLHAAPRSGGKRRTAVRTGLLGVSVAVALGAAAVTTGFVPVGSSFPYVGVDSRDGSARTGAEAGSSPPSSDGAPDRQGGLANLNGRASAGTGTGAGPSGAPSASPTPSVTPSPSASESATAPAAPSAPAPAPSEPSGPPAAAPVPAPAPSSAAPSARVPEKTAAPAPAKPTPAKPAPAKPTPAKPAPPKPAPSKPAPPAPPKPKPEPSPSAPAGGDRSAEEAAVVALVNQERAMAGCGPVRANPPLAALAGAFSKDMAVRGFFDHTDPDGKTPWDRAAQAGIAGLGGENIARGQGDAASVMNAWMNSPGHKANILNCEFRTLGVGVHFAAGGPWWTQDFGF, encoded by the coding sequence ATGGGACGCCCCGGACTCCACGCCGCGCCGCGCAGCGGTGGCAAGCGCCGCACCGCCGTGCGCACCGGCCTGCTGGGCGTCTCGGTGGCCGTCGCCCTGGGCGCGGCCGCCGTCACCACGGGCTTCGTGCCGGTCGGCAGTTCCTTCCCCTACGTGGGCGTCGACTCCCGGGACGGCTCGGCGCGCACCGGCGCCGAGGCCGGCTCCTCGCCGCCGTCCTCCGACGGAGCGCCGGACCGGCAGGGCGGCCTCGCCAACCTCAACGGCCGCGCCTCCGCGGGCACCGGTACGGGCGCCGGCCCCTCCGGCGCCCCGTCGGCCTCTCCCACCCCGTCGGTCACCCCGAGCCCGTCCGCATCGGAGTCCGCCACAGCGCCTGCCGCACCGTCCGCACCGGCTCCCGCTCCTTCGGAGCCGAGCGGTCCGCCGGCCGCGGCTCCCGTCCCGGCGCCGGCGCCGTCCAGCGCGGCCCCGTCGGCGCGGGTCCCGGAGAAGACCGCCGCCCCGGCCCCCGCGAAGCCGACTCCTGCGAAACCGGCCCCCGCGAAGCCGACCCCCGCGAAGCCCGCTCCCCCGAAGCCGGCGCCCTCCAAGCCCGCTCCCCCGGCCCCGCCCAAGCCGAAGCCCGAGCCCTCGCCGTCGGCCCCGGCCGGGGGCGACCGCTCCGCCGAGGAGGCGGCCGTGGTGGCCCTGGTGAACCAGGAGCGCGCGATGGCCGGATGCGGCCCGGTCCGGGCCAACCCGCCGCTCGCCGCGCTGGCCGGAGCCTTCAGCAAGGACATGGCCGTACGCGGCTTCTTCGACCACACCGATCCCGACGGGAAGACCCCCTGGGACCGGGCCGCCCAGGCCGGCATCGCGGGCCTCGGCGGCGAGAACATCGCCCGCGGCCAGGGCGACGCCGCTTCGGTCATGAACGCCTGGATGAACAGCCCCGGCCACAAGGCGAACATCCTGAACTGCGAGTTCCGCACCCTGGGCGTGGGCGTCCACTTCGCCGCCGGCGGCCCCTGGTGGACGCAGGACTTCGGCTTCTAG
- a CDS encoding flavodoxin family protein: protein MSATTPAPVVAIAYHSGYGHTAVVAEAVRRGAAEAGAVVHLIKVDEIDDARWELLDASDAIVFGSPTYMGTASGAFHVFAEATSKRWFGDVWQDKVAAGFTNSGSKSGDKLHTLQFFQTLAAQHGMSWVNLGLKPGWNSTAGSENDLNRLGFFAGAAAQTNSDEGPEGVHAADIATAEHLGRRVAEHTRVVVAGRAALAGAGLADAALVSA, encoded by the coding sequence TTGTCCGCCACCACCCCCGCCCCCGTCGTCGCGATCGCCTACCACTCCGGGTACGGCCACACCGCCGTCGTCGCCGAGGCGGTCCGCCGCGGCGCCGCCGAAGCCGGGGCCGTCGTGCACCTGATCAAGGTGGACGAGATCGACGACGCCCGGTGGGAGCTGCTCGACGCGTCCGACGCGATCGTCTTCGGCTCCCCGACCTACATGGGCACCGCCTCCGGCGCCTTCCACGTCTTCGCCGAGGCCACCTCGAAGCGCTGGTTCGGGGACGTCTGGCAGGACAAGGTGGCCGCGGGCTTCACGAACTCGGGCTCGAAGAGCGGCGACAAGCTGCACACCCTGCAGTTCTTCCAGACGCTGGCCGCGCAGCACGGCATGAGCTGGGTCAACCTGGGTCTCAAGCCGGGCTGGAACTCCACCGCCGGGTCGGAGAACGACCTCAACCGCCTCGGCTTCTTCGCCGGCGCCGCCGCACAGACCAACTCCGACGAGGGCCCGGAAGGCGTCCACGCGGCGGACATCGCCACGGCCGAGCACCTGGGCCGCCGGGTCGCCGAGCACACCCGCGTCGTGGTGGCGGGCCGCGCGGCCCTGGCGGGCGCCGGCCTCGCGGACGCGGCGCTCGTCTCCGCCTGA
- a CDS encoding winged helix-turn-helix transcriptional regulator, which produces METAAARTEAAGSDLPFDVFARACPSRETLEHVTGRWGSLTVGALREGPCRFNELRRRVEGVSEKMLSQTLHALERDGIVHREAQPTNPPRVDYELTPLGIEVADRLLALIHCVEGSMAQVLTARGAYDATRAGR; this is translated from the coding sequence ATGGAGACAGCAGCCGCCCGTACCGAAGCCGCCGGATCAGACCTGCCGTTCGACGTGTTCGCGCGCGCGTGCCCGTCCCGGGAGACCCTGGAGCACGTCACCGGCCGCTGGGGCAGCCTGACCGTCGGGGCGCTGCGGGAAGGGCCCTGCCGCTTCAACGAGCTGCGCCGGCGCGTCGAGGGCGTGAGCGAGAAGATGCTCTCGCAGACCCTGCACGCGCTGGAGCGCGACGGCATCGTCCACCGCGAGGCGCAGCCGACGAACCCGCCGCGCGTCGACTACGAACTGACCCCGCTCGGCATCGAGGTCGCGGACCGGCTGCTCGCCCTCATCCACTGCGTGGAGGGCAGCATGGCGCAGGTCCTGACCGCCCGGGGCGCCTACGACGCGACGCGCGCCGGGCGCTGA
- the mutM gene encoding bifunctional DNA-formamidopyrimidine glycosylase/DNA-(apurinic or apyrimidinic site) lyase, whose product MPELPEVEVVRRGLERWVAGRTVESVEVLHPRAVRRHPGGGADFAARLGGRTLGVPQRRGKYLWLPLEGRDLSVLGHLGMSGQLLVQPQDSPDEKHLRVRVRFDDDLGTELRFVDQRTFGGLSLHENTPDGLPDVIAHIARDPLDPLFDEGAYHLALRARRTTLKRALLDQSLISGVGNIYADEALWRARLHYERPTATLARPRSAELLGHVRDVMNAALAVGGTSFDSLYVNVNGESGYFDRSLDAYGREDEPCRRCGTPMRRRPWMNRSSYFCPRCQRPARVAS is encoded by the coding sequence GTGCCCGAGCTGCCCGAGGTCGAAGTCGTGCGGCGGGGGCTGGAGCGCTGGGTCGCGGGGCGGACCGTGGAGTCCGTCGAGGTCCTGCACCCGCGCGCGGTGCGCCGGCACCCGGGCGGCGGCGCGGACTTCGCGGCGCGGCTGGGCGGCCGCACCCTCGGGGTGCCGCAGCGCCGCGGCAAGTACCTGTGGCTGCCGCTGGAGGGGCGCGACCTGTCCGTGCTCGGGCACCTCGGGATGAGCGGGCAGCTGCTCGTACAGCCGCAGGACTCCCCGGACGAGAAGCACCTGCGCGTCCGGGTGCGCTTCGACGACGACCTCGGCACCGAACTGCGCTTCGTCGACCAGCGCACCTTCGGCGGGCTCTCGCTGCACGAGAACACCCCCGACGGACTGCCCGACGTCATCGCCCACATCGCCCGCGACCCGCTGGACCCCCTGTTCGACGAGGGCGCCTACCACCTCGCGCTGCGCGCCAGGCGGACCACCCTCAAGCGGGCGCTACTGGACCAGTCGCTGATCAGCGGGGTCGGCAACATCTACGCCGACGAGGCGCTGTGGCGCGCCCGGCTGCACTACGAGCGCCCCACCGCCACGCTCGCGCGCCCGCGGAGCGCGGAACTCCTCGGCCACGTCCGGGACGTCATGAACGCCGCGCTCGCGGTCGGCGGCACCAGCTTCGACAGCCTCTACGTCAACGTGAACGGCGAGTCGGGCTACTTCGACCGCTCGCTGGACGCCTACGGCCGCGAGGACGAGCCCTGCCGCCGCTGCGGCACCCCGATGCGGCGCCGGCCGTGGATGAACCGGTCCAGCTACTTCTGCCCGCGCTGTCAGCGCCCGGCGCGCGTCGCGTCGTAG
- the rnc gene encoding ribonuclease III has translation MSELSNAEKQADSNNAASSHTLLEGRLGYQLESALLVRALTHRSYAYENGGLPTNERLEFLGDSVLGLVVTDTLYTTHPDLPEGQLAKLRAAVVNSRALAEVGRGLELGSFIRLGRGEEGTGGRDKASILADTLEAVIGAVYLDQGLDAASELVHRLFDPLIEKSSNLGAGLDWKTSLQELTAAEGLGVPEYLVTETGPDHEKTFTAAARVGGVSYGTGTGRSKKEAEQQAAESAWRGIRAKADERIAAEAAAASAPVAAVTAPADAVAEEGGAPAPADPTPSA, from the coding sequence ATGTCTGAGCTGTCCAACGCTGAGAAGCAGGCAGACAGTAACAACGCGGCCTCGTCCCACACGCTTCTGGAAGGGCGGCTCGGGTACCAACTCGAGTCCGCCCTTCTGGTGCGTGCGCTGACCCACCGCTCGTACGCGTACGAGAACGGCGGTCTGCCCACCAACGAACGGCTGGAGTTCCTCGGGGACTCCGTGCTGGGCCTGGTGGTCACGGACACGCTGTACACGACCCACCCGGACCTCCCCGAAGGCCAGCTGGCCAAACTTCGGGCCGCGGTGGTCAACTCGCGCGCACTGGCGGAGGTCGGGCGCGGCCTCGAACTCGGCTCCTTCATCCGGCTCGGCCGGGGCGAAGAGGGCACGGGCGGCCGGGACAAGGCCTCCATCCTCGCCGACACCCTTGAAGCGGTGATCGGCGCGGTCTACCTCGATCAGGGCCTCGACGCGGCCTCGGAGCTGGTCCACCGGCTCTTCGACCCGCTCATCGAGAAGTCCTCCAACCTCGGGGCCGGCCTGGACTGGAAGACCAGTCTCCAGGAGCTCACGGCGGCAGAAGGCCTCGGTGTGCCGGAATACCTGGTCACCGAGACCGGTCCGGACCACGAGAAGACCTTCACAGCTGCCGCTCGCGTCGGTGGTGTCTCGTACGGCACCGGCACCGGCCGCAGCAAGAAGGAAGCGGAACAGCAGGCCGCGGAATCCGCCTGGCGCGGGATCCGCGCCAAGGCGGACGAGCGGATCGCGGCGGAAGCCGCGGCCGCCTCGGCCCCCGTGGCGGCGGTGACGGCTCCGGCCGACGCCGTGGCGGAGGAGGGCGGGGCGCCGGCCCCGGCCGACCCGACGCCGAGCGCCTGA
- the rpmF gene encoding 50S ribosomal protein L32, giving the protein MAVPKRKMSRSNTRHRRSQWKAAVPTLVSCERCQEPKLQHIACPSCGTYNKRQVLEV; this is encoded by the coding sequence GTGGCTGTTCCGAAGCGGAAGATGTCGCGCAGCAACACGCGCCACCGCCGGTCGCAGTGGAAGGCTGCGGTCCCCACCCTGGTTTCGTGCGAGCGTTGCCAGGAGCCGAAGCTCCAGCACATTGCGTGCCCGAGCTGCGGCACCTACAACAAGCGCCAGGTCCTCGAGGTCTGA
- a CDS encoding YceD family protein, whose protein sequence is MLPLSGGILDLRQFVKAGTALNTRLDHRNPLVFDTHELGRRPGAMQRLSREIEAPADLGLAGVIGVPEGAPLKLKLRLESVMEGVLVTGTARASAVGECVRCLESVERELKADFQEMFSYPDADDRTRPKAEPADDAEDDEDTLFLEDGLFDLEPVLRDVVVLALPLQPVCREDCLGLCPDCGLSLNDDPDHHHDAVDIRWAALQELVVTDQDGEKDNMSGTASDGVQSAAEKQEK, encoded by the coding sequence ATGCTGCCCTTGAGTGGCGGAATTCTTGATCTTCGGCAATTCGTGAAAGCAGGAACGGCCCTGAATACCCGCCTCGACCACCGCAACCCCCTCGTGTTCGACACGCACGAGCTGGGTCGGCGTCCTGGTGCCATGCAGCGGCTGTCCCGCGAGATCGAAGCACCGGCGGACCTCGGTCTCGCCGGGGTCATCGGAGTGCCGGAAGGCGCCCCGCTGAAGCTCAAGCTCCGTCTGGAGTCGGTCATGGAAGGGGTGCTCGTCACAGGCACCGCCCGTGCGTCGGCCGTGGGGGAGTGCGTAAGGTGTCTGGAGTCCGTCGAGCGCGAGCTCAAGGCGGACTTCCAGGAGATGTTCTCGTACCCTGACGCCGACGACCGGACCCGCCCCAAGGCGGAGCCGGCCGACGACGCCGAGGACGACGAGGACACGCTCTTCCTCGAGGACGGCTTGTTCGACCTCGAACCCGTGCTGCGCGACGTGGTGGTGCTCGCACTGCCGCTGCAGCCGGTGTGCCGGGAGGACTGTCTCGGACTGTGCCCCGATTGCGGGCTCAGCCTGAACGACGACCCGGACCACCACCATGATGCCGTCGACATCCGTTGGGCGGCATTGCAGGAACTCGTCGTGACCGATCAGGACGGCGAGAAGGACAACATGAGCGGCACTGCATCTGACGGAGTTCAGAGCGCCGCCGAGAAGCAGGAGAAGTAG
- a CDS encoding DivIVA domain-containing protein has product MDVQKKLDEIVAAVGGARSMPMSTSCVINRADLLARLEEVRKALPGSLAQAQELIGGREQMVEEARREAERIIESAHSRRGSLVSDTEVARRSQAEADRILDEARREAEEIRAEADDYVDSKLANFEVVLGKTIGSVDRGREKLLGRGPGLDDHGHPDAEAPERSHDPETQRQQADAYVDAKLATFEAVLSKTLEAVGRGRQKLLGRVPTDDLGAHMAAQDAAGGRPSRSASDADFLAGLAEPDPVAARQQPSPPARVQPEPVYDAYAGQYAGQPAVPQQDAYGYQDPYGGYQQQPDPYGAYPQQPDPYAGYQQQPQDHQQHQPRQQPQEQHQPQQQPALDETSLFDTSMINLDQLRQYEQGR; this is encoded by the coding sequence ATGGACGTGCAGAAGAAGCTCGACGAGATCGTCGCGGCCGTCGGCGGCGCCCGCTCCATGCCCATGTCGACCTCCTGCGTGATCAACCGGGCCGATCTCCTCGCCCGGCTCGAAGAGGTCCGCAAGGCCCTCCCCGGCTCGCTCGCCCAGGCCCAGGAGCTCATCGGCGGCCGGGAGCAGATGGTCGAGGAGGCGCGCCGCGAGGCGGAGCGGATCATCGAGTCCGCGCACAGCCGGCGCGGTTCGCTGGTCTCCGACACCGAGGTCGCGCGGCGCTCGCAGGCCGAGGCGGACCGCATCCTGGACGAGGCCCGGCGCGAGGCCGAGGAGATCCGCGCCGAGGCGGACGACTACGTCGACAGCAAGCTGGCCAACTTCGAGGTCGTGCTCGGCAAGACCATCGGCTCCGTGGACCGCGGCCGGGAGAAGCTGCTGGGGCGCGGACCGGGACTCGACGACCACGGCCACCCGGACGCCGAGGCGCCCGAGCGCAGCCACGACCCCGAGACGCAGCGGCAGCAGGCGGACGCCTACGTGGACGCCAAGCTGGCCACCTTCGAGGCGGTGCTCTCCAAGACCCTGGAGGCCGTGGGCAGGGGCCGGCAGAAGCTGCTGGGCCGGGTGCCGACGGACGACCTCGGCGCGCACATGGCCGCCCAGGACGCGGCGGGCGGCCGGCCCTCCCGCTCCGCGAGCGACGCGGACTTCCTGGCGGGCCTGGCGGAACCGGACCCGGTGGCCGCCCGGCAGCAGCCGTCGCCCCCCGCCCGGGTCCAGCCGGAGCCCGTCTACGACGCGTACGCCGGGCAGTACGCGGGGCAGCCCGCCGTCCCGCAGCAGGACGCGTACGGCTACCAGGACCCGTACGGCGGCTACCAGCAGCAGCCGGACCCCTACGGCGCCTACCCGCAGCAGCCCGACCCCTACGCCGGCTACCAGCAGCAGCCGCAGGACCACCAGCAGCACCAGCCCCGGCAGCAGCCGCAGGAGCAGCACCAGCCGCAGCAGCAGCCCGCGCTCGACGAGACCAGCCTGTTCGACACGAGCATGATCAACCTGGACCAGCTGCGCCAGTACGAGCAGGGCCGCTAG
- the coaD gene encoding pantetheine-phosphate adenylyltransferase, protein MRRAVCPGSFDPITNGHLDIIGRASRLYDVVHVAVMINQSKQGLFTVEERIELIREATSDYGNIQVESFHGLLVDFCKQRDIPAIVKGLRAVSDFDYELQMAQMNMGLSGVETLFVPTNPTYSFLSSSLVKEVATWGGDVAHLLPAHVHAALLERLRDR, encoded by the coding sequence TTGCGCCGCGCCGTCTGTCCGGGGTCGTTCGACCCCATCACCAACGGGCACCTCGACATCATCGGCCGGGCCTCCCGGCTCTACGACGTGGTCCACGTCGCCGTGATGATCAACCAGTCCAAGCAGGGGCTGTTCACCGTCGAGGAACGGATCGAGCTGATCCGCGAGGCGACCTCCGACTACGGGAACATCCAGGTCGAGTCCTTCCACGGCCTCCTCGTCGACTTCTGCAAGCAGCGCGACATCCCGGCCATCGTCAAGGGCCTGCGCGCCGTCAGCGACTTCGACTACGAGCTCCAGATGGCCCAGATGAACATGGGGCTGTCGGGCGTCGAGACCCTCTTCGTACCGACCAACCCCACCTACAGCTTCCTGTCGTCCTCCCTGGTCAAGGAGGTCGCGACCTGGGGCGGCGACGTGGCCCACCTGCTCCCGGCCCACGTGCACGCCGCCCTGCTGGAACGGCTGCGCGACCGCTGA
- the rsmD gene encoding 16S rRNA (guanine(966)-N(2))-methyltransferase RsmD, with translation MTRVIAGSAGGRRLTVPPGTGTRPTSDRMREGLFSTWESLHGIEGSRVLDLYAGSGAVGLEALSRGADHALLVEPDAKAARAIRANITAVGLPGAEFRSGKAEQVVAAAAGGDPYDVVFLDPPYDVAHDDLGEILLTLRSNGWLTDDALVTVERRTRSGAFPWPPGFEPLRSRTYGEGTLWYGRAAFTSEDS, from the coding sequence ATGACCCGCGTGATCGCCGGCAGCGCCGGCGGGCGACGGCTGACCGTGCCGCCCGGCACCGGCACCCGCCCGACCTCGGACCGGATGCGCGAAGGACTCTTCTCCACCTGGGAGTCGCTGCACGGCATCGAGGGCTCCCGGGTGCTCGACCTGTACGCGGGATCGGGCGCGGTCGGCCTGGAGGCGCTCTCCCGCGGCGCGGACCACGCCCTGCTCGTCGAGCCCGACGCCAAGGCGGCCAGGGCGATCCGCGCGAACATCACCGCGGTGGGCCTGCCCGGCGCCGAATTCCGCTCCGGCAAGGCCGAGCAGGTCGTCGCCGCGGCCGCGGGCGGGGACCCGTACGACGTGGTCTTCCTGGACCCGCCGTACGACGTCGCGCACGACGATCTTGGCGAGATCCTCCTCACACTCCGGTCCAATGGCTGGCTCACCGACGATGCGCTCGTCACCGTGGAGCGCAGGACCAGGAGCGGCGCCTTCCCGTGGCCCCCGGGCTTCGAACCGCTCCGGTCCCGCACGTACGGCGAGGGCACGCTCTGGTACGGTCGCGCCGCCTTCACCAGCGAAGATTCATGA
- the recG gene encoding ATP-dependent DNA helicase RecG, whose protein sequence is MEHVPALDEDLKKTLGPATAKVLAEHLGLHTALDLLHHYPRRYAERGELTSLAELADQIDEHVTVVAQVADARLLTYQGSRGGGKRLEVTITDGSGRLQLVFFGAGVHKPHKDLLPGSRAMFAGKVSKFNHKLQLAHPAYEPLGREAGEDDAAAAFANQLIPIYPACKQLESWKIAKCVDAVLPGIPEAVDPLPAALRDGRDLVPLAEALLKVHRPATKADIEDARRRLKWDEAFVLQVALARRRHADSQLPAVPRRPTPGGLLDSFDATLPFTLTDGQLSVSKEIFDDLATSHPMHRLLQGEVGSGKTMVALRAMLAVVDSGGQAAMLAPTEVLAQQHHRSITEMMGELAEGGMLGGSDRGTKVTLLTGSMGTPARRRALLDLVTGEAGIVIGTHALIEDKVQFHDLGLVVVDEQHRFGVEQRDALRSKGKQPPHLLVMTATPIPRTVAMTVFGDLETSVLDQLPAGRSPIATHVVPAKDKPHFLARAWERVREEVENGHQAYVVCPRIGDGEDEPRKKKAAEEDGERRPPLAVLEIAEQLARGPLAGLPVEVLHGRMDPSDKDDVMRRFAAGEVKVLVATTVIEVGVNVPNSTVMVIMDADRFGVSQLHQLRGRVGRGSAPGLCLLVSEMHEASPARARLAAVAATLDGFALSRIDLEQRREGDVLGQAQSGVRSSLRMLAVIEDEEVIAQARDEATRVVADDPELERLPGLRTALDALLDTEREQYLEKG, encoded by the coding sequence ATGGAACACGTGCCCGCGCTCGACGAAGACCTCAAGAAGACGCTCGGCCCCGCCACCGCCAAGGTGCTGGCCGAGCACCTCGGCCTGCACACGGCCCTGGACCTGCTCCACCACTACCCGCGGCGGTACGCCGAGCGCGGGGAGCTGACCTCGCTGGCCGAGCTCGCCGACCAGATCGACGAACACGTCACCGTCGTCGCCCAGGTCGCCGACGCCCGGCTGCTGACCTACCAGGGGAGCCGCGGCGGCGGCAAGCGCCTGGAGGTCACCATCACCGACGGCAGCGGCCGCCTCCAACTGGTCTTCTTCGGCGCCGGCGTCCACAAACCGCACAAGGACCTGCTCCCCGGCAGCCGCGCGATGTTCGCCGGCAAGGTCTCGAAGTTCAACCACAAGCTGCAACTCGCCCACCCCGCCTACGAGCCCCTCGGCCGCGAGGCGGGCGAGGACGACGCCGCGGCCGCCTTCGCGAACCAGCTCATCCCGATCTACCCGGCCTGCAAGCAGCTGGAGTCCTGGAAGATCGCCAAATGCGTGGACGCCGTCCTGCCCGGCATCCCGGAGGCCGTCGACCCCCTCCCGGCCGCCCTGCGCGACGGCCGCGACCTGGTCCCGCTCGCCGAGGCCCTGCTGAAGGTCCACCGGCCGGCCACCAAAGCCGACATCGAGGACGCCCGCCGGCGCCTGAAGTGGGACGAGGCCTTCGTCCTCCAGGTCGCCCTGGCCCGCCGCCGCCACGCCGACTCCCAGCTCCCGGCCGTCCCGCGCCGCCCCACCCCCGGCGGCCTGCTGGACTCCTTCGACGCCACGCTGCCCTTCACCCTCACCGACGGCCAGCTCTCCGTCTCCAAGGAGATCTTCGACGACCTGGCCACCAGCCACCCCATGCACCGCCTCCTCCAAGGCGAGGTCGGCAGCGGCAAGACGATGGTGGCGCTGCGCGCGATGCTCGCCGTCGTCGACTCGGGCGGCCAGGCCGCGATGCTCGCGCCCACCGAGGTCCTCGCCCAGCAGCACCACCGCTCCATCACCGAGATGATGGGGGAACTGGCCGAGGGCGGCATGCTCGGCGGCTCCGACCGGGGCACCAAGGTCACGCTGCTCACCGGCTCGATGGGCACCCCCGCCCGCCGCCGGGCCCTGCTCGACCTGGTCACCGGCGAGGCCGGGATCGTCATCGGCACCCACGCCCTCATCGAGGACAAGGTGCAGTTCCACGACCTCGGCCTGGTCGTCGTCGACGAACAGCACCGCTTCGGCGTCGAACAGCGCGACGCCCTGCGCTCCAAGGGCAAACAGCCCCCGCACCTGCTCGTGATGACGGCGACCCCGATCCCGCGGACCGTCGCCATGACCGTCTTCGGCGACCTGGAGACCTCCGTCCTGGACCAGCTGCCGGCCGGCCGCTCCCCGATCGCCACGCACGTGGTCCCCGCCAAGGACAAGCCCCACTTCCTCGCCCGCGCCTGGGAGCGGGTCCGCGAAGAGGTGGAGAACGGCCACCAGGCGTACGTGGTCTGCCCCCGGATCGGGGACGGCGAGGACGAGCCCAGGAAGAAGAAGGCCGCCGAGGAGGACGGCGAGCGGCGCCCGCCCCTCGCCGTCCTGGAGATCGCCGAACAACTCGCCCGGGGCCCCCTCGCAGGCCTGCCCGTCGAGGTGCTGCACGGCCGGATGGACCCCTCCGACAAGGACGACGTCATGCGGCGCTTCGCCGCCGGAGAGGTCAAGGTCCTCGTCGCCACCACCGTCATCGAGGTCGGGGTGAACGTCCCGAACTCCACCGTCATGGTCATCATGGACGCCGACCGCTTCGGCGTCTCCCAGCTCCACCAGCTGCGCGGCCGCGTCGGCCGCGGCTCCGCGCCCGGCCTGTGCCTGCTGGTGAGCGAGATGCACGAGGCGAGCCCCGCCCGGGCCCGGCTCGCGGCGGTGGCCGCCACCCTCGACGGCTTCGCGCTCTCCCGGATCGACCTGGAGCAGCGCCGCGAGGGCGACGTCCTGGGCCAGGCCCAGTCCGGAGTGCGGTCCTCGCTGCGGATGCTCGCCGTCATCGAGGACGAGGAGGTCATCGCCCAGGCCCGGGACGAGGCCACCCGGGTCGTCGCCGACGACCCCGAACTGGAGCGGCTGCCGGGCCTGCGCACCGCCCTCGACGCCCTCCTCGACACCGAGCGCGAGCAGTACCTGGAGAAGGGCTGA